One Acetobacterium sp. KB-1 DNA segment encodes these proteins:
- a CDS encoding ABC transporter ATP-binding protein produces the protein MHTEKKKFILKRFTPYMGRKKVLLPVSLILSGLSAVLNIVPFVFVWFITRELLLNPQMTQLSNIDFYAWLALGCAILGVVIYFLSLLSSHLAAFHVEIGMQKLGMERIMAMPLGFFDQHSSGKIRKIVNDGAATTHGFLAHQLPDIAGSVVSPIVLIVLIFTVDWRMGLASMIPIIIGFITMSFMMSDKGKEFQKRYYDALEEMSSESVEYIRGIPVVKTFGQSIFSFKRFYDSIVKYKEMVAAYTRLWQKPMSFYTVVMQSAVFFLIPMAILLIGRGDSLPMVLADFIFYLLLTPIFSMLLMKSMHFQQNTMIAEQAIDRFDHLIQYPAMAEAKKTERIEEYSLEFKDVVFSYQGADKKAIDKISFKLKPGETMALVGASGGGKTTIARLAARFWDVDAGEVLVGGINVKAIPKNELMDKIALVFQNTKLFKATLKENIVFGKEGVNSETINRAIDLSQSREIIDHLPGGMNTVIGAKGTYLSGGEQQRIAIARAMVKDAPIVLLDEATAFADPENEHLIQKALKALSKGKTTLMIAHRLTSVQNVDRILVINNGRIVEQGRHQDLLERGGCYRRMWDEYQQTVAWKIDARSANNGGQDDQILSK, from the coding sequence ATGCACACAGAAAAAAAGAAGTTTATTTTAAAAAGGTTTACTCCCTATATGGGAAGAAAGAAAGTGCTTTTGCCCGTATCGCTGATCTTGTCAGGCTTATCAGCGGTGCTTAATATTGTACCTTTTGTGTTTGTCTGGTTCATTACCCGGGAGCTGTTGTTAAATCCGCAGATGACCCAGCTGAGCAATATCGATTTTTATGCCTGGCTGGCATTGGGGTGCGCCATATTGGGCGTGGTTATTTATTTTTTGTCGTTGTTAAGCTCTCATCTGGCGGCTTTTCATGTCGAAATCGGAATGCAGAAGCTGGGTATGGAAAGAATTATGGCCATGCCGCTGGGCTTTTTTGATCAGCATTCCAGTGGGAAAATCAGAAAGATTGTCAATGATGGTGCCGCCACAACCCACGGCTTTTTAGCCCATCAATTGCCGGACATTGCTGGCAGCGTGGTTTCTCCTATTGTACTGATCGTACTGATTTTTACGGTCGACTGGCGGATGGGTTTGGCTTCGATGATTCCGATTATAATTGGTTTTATCACTATGAGCTTTATGATGAGCGATAAGGGCAAGGAATTTCAGAAGCGCTATTATGATGCCCTGGAAGAAATGAGCTCGGAGTCGGTGGAATACATTCGCGGCATTCCGGTAGTGAAAACCTTTGGTCAAAGCATTTTTTCGTTTAAGCGGTTTTATGACAGTATTGTTAAATATAAAGAGATGGTAGCGGCCTACACCCGACTCTGGCAAAAACCGATGTCGTTTTATACCGTGGTGATGCAGTCGGCCGTTTTTTTTCTGATCCCGATGGCAATTTTGCTCATTGGCAGAGGGGATAGCCTGCCGATGGTGTTGGCAGATTTTATTTTTTATTTATTGCTCACGCCGATATTTTCGATGCTGCTAATGAAATCCATGCACTTTCAGCAAAACACCATGATTGCCGAACAGGCCATCGATCGGTTTGATCACCTGATTCAATATCCGGCAATGGCGGAGGCAAAAAAAACCGAACGCATCGAAGAATACAGTCTGGAATTTAAAGACGTGGTGTTTTCCTATCAAGGGGCCGATAAAAAAGCCATTGATAAAATCAGTTTTAAATTAAAACCAGGAGAAACCATGGCTTTAGTTGGGGCCTCTGGTGGCGGAAAAACCACGATTGCCCGGCTGGCAGCCCGGTTTTGGGATGTCGATGCGGGGGAAGTGCTAGTCGGCGGAATTAATGTCAAAGCGATTCCCAAAAACGAACTAATGGATAAGATTGCTCTGGTTTTCCAGAACACCAAGCTTTTTAAGGCCACATTAAAAGAAAACATTGTCTTCGGGAAAGAAGGCGTTAATAGCGAAACAATTAACCGTGCCATTGATTTATCGCAGTCGCGGGAAATCATTGATCACCTTCCCGGGGGTATGAATACCGTGATCGGGGCAAAAGGGACCTACCTTTCCGGCGGTGAGCAACAACGGATTGCGATTGCTCGGGCCATGGTCAAGGATGCGCCGATTGTGCTGCTCGATGAAGCCACTGCCTTTGCCGATCCGGAAAATGAGCATTTAATCCAGAAAGCCCTTAAAGCCTTGAGTAAGGGAAAAACAACACTGATGATCGCTCACCGCCTGACCAGCGTTCAAAATGTGGATCGGATTCTAGTGATTAACAATGGTCGAATCGTCGAGCAGGGCCGTCATCAGGACTTGCTGGAGCGAGGCGGTTGTTACCGAAGAATGTGGGATGAATATCAACAAACCGTGGCGTGGAAAATCGACGCCCGCAGTGCAAACAATGGAGGTCAAGATGATCAAATACTTTCAAAATAA
- a CDS encoding ABC transporter ATP-binding protein → MIKYFQNKYAMSEKGASDFFKAIIWTIVMEFSFMAPVVLGFIFLDEYMQVLLSPATSPQNSLMYYVIMAVVFFLVMFAIAYFQYRLAYTKIYEESAKSRINLAETLRKLPLAFFGKKDIADLSSTIMEDATQIETLFSHAVPQIYASVITIMVMGIMMFFYNWQLSLAVFWVVPVAALVFYLSRKYQSTVHNELYQSKRVISDKMQEGLDSAQEIKSYNQEATFSKELGGLLDQLENDMIKGELLTGAAINLSYVLLKLGLPSVMLYGATLLAQGTINVFAYLVFMVITARIYNPIMDVMNNLALLLYLNVRIDRMKEMAQMPKQEGVTAFNPQHYHVEFKNVGFSYQDDIETLKDISFTARQGEVTALVGPSGGGKSTIAKLAARFWDIEKGAITLGGNDISQVDPEALLNHYSIVFQDVTLFNSSVLENIRLGKKDASDVEVFKAAQLAQCDEFVKQLPQGYDTWIGENGEKLSGGERQRISIARAILKDAPIILLDEATASLDAENESKIQSALGELVKNKTVLIIAHRMRTVLGADKIVVIKDGMIAETGSPQVLKEKKGIFATMLTAQYER, encoded by the coding sequence ATGATCAAATACTTTCAAAATAAATATGCCATGTCGGAAAAAGGGGCTAGCGATTTTTTTAAGGCCATAATCTGGACAATTGTTATGGAATTTTCCTTTATGGCACCGGTGGTTCTTGGCTTTATCTTTTTAGATGAATACATGCAGGTGCTGTTATCACCAGCGACTTCACCGCAAAACAGTTTAATGTATTATGTGATCATGGCGGTGGTATTTTTCCTGGTGATGTTTGCGATCGCTTATTTTCAGTACCGCTTGGCCTACACCAAGATCTATGAGGAAAGTGCCAAAAGTAGGATCAATCTGGCTGAAACACTGCGCAAGCTACCGCTGGCTTTTTTTGGAAAAAAGGACATTGCCGATTTAAGTTCAACCATCATGGAAGATGCAACCCAGATTGAAACCCTTTTTTCTCATGCGGTTCCCCAGATTTATGCCTCTGTGATCACAATTATGGTGATGGGGATCATGATGTTTTTCTATAATTGGCAGTTATCCCTGGCAGTTTTCTGGGTTGTGCCAGTGGCGGCGCTGGTTTTTTATTTGTCCAGAAAATACCAGAGTACGGTGCACAACGAGCTTTATCAGAGTAAAAGAGTGATTTCAGATAAGATGCAGGAAGGGCTCGATTCCGCTCAGGAAATAAAATCCTACAATCAGGAAGCGACCTTTTCAAAAGAACTGGGGGGATTGCTTGATCAACTGGAAAACGACATGATTAAAGGGGAGCTGTTAACCGGGGCGGCCATTAATCTTTCCTATGTGCTGCTTAAGCTGGGGCTTCCTAGTGTGATGCTATACGGGGCCACGCTGTTAGCCCAGGGCACGATCAACGTTTTTGCTTATCTGGTTTTTATGGTCATTACCGCTCGGATCTATAACCCGATTATGGATGTGATGAATAACCTGGCCCTGCTCTTATATCTAAATGTCCGCATCGACCGGATGAAAGAGATGGCCCAGATGCCCAAGCAGGAAGGAGTCACCGCATTTAATCCGCAACACTATCATGTCGAGTTTAAGAATGTCGGTTTTTCTTATCAGGATGATATAGAAACCTTGAAAGATATCAGTTTTACCGCCCGCCAGGGAGAAGTCACCGCTCTGGTGGGACCCTCCGGCGGCGGAAAAAGCACCATTGCCAAGCTGGCGGCACGCTTCTGGGATATTGAAAAAGGGGCCATTACCCTGGGTGGCAATGACATTTCCCAGGTTGACCCGGAGGCCCTGCTTAATCATTATTCGATCGTTTTTCAGGATGTTACCCTGTTTAATTCCAGTGTTCTGGAGAACATTCGCCTGGGAAAAAAAGATGCCTCTGATGTGGAAGTTTTTAAAGCAGCCCAACTGGCCCAATGCGACGAGTTTGTCAAGCAACTGCCTCAGGGTTATGATACCTGGATCGGGGAAAATGGCGAAAAATTGTCCGGCGGCGAACGCCAGCGAATCTCGATTGCCCGGGCGATTTTAAAAGATGCACCGATTATTCTGCTCGATGAGGCAACCGCGTCCCTGGACGCTGAAAATGAAAGCAAGATTCAAAGTGCCCTGGGCGAGCTGGTAAAAAACAAGACCGTGCTGATTATTGCCCATCGCATGCGAACTGTTTTAGGGGCCGATAAAATTGTGGTCATCAAGGATGGCATGATTGCTGAAACTGGAAGTCCTCAGGTACTTAAAGAGAAAAAGGGCATCTTTGCAACCATGCTGACGGCCCAATATGAGCGATAG
- a CDS encoding FadR/GntR family transcriptional regulator, whose protein sequence is MFKEIAHTKIYLQIYEQIKENIVKGNLKSGDRLPSERQWAEQLGVSRATIREAIRALEMIGLVVCQQGEGNFIAEDFEDTLTQPLTIMFWLSNGQLREVQELRRALETEAAKLAAKKMTPERFASLEKLCDAIETETDEAIRAELDKRFHYEIAMASENKMIHNVLLSSATLIEALIKDIRIAILTDEERGPVIDLQHRKILNALKAKEPLNAAFAMSQHMDLIDGFVAGLEIDKN, encoded by the coding sequence ATGTTTAAAGAAATTGCACACACCAAAATATATTTGCAGATTTACGAGCAAATTAAAGAAAATATTGTCAAAGGTAATTTAAAAAGCGGTGACCGACTGCCCTCTGAACGGCAATGGGCCGAGCAATTAGGCGTATCCCGGGCCACCATCCGTGAAGCCATTCGCGCATTGGAGATGATTGGTCTGGTGGTCTGTCAGCAGGGTGAAGGCAATTTTATTGCTGAGGATTTTGAAGATACCCTGACCCAGCCCCTGACCATTATGTTCTGGCTGAGCAATGGTCAGCTCAGAGAGGTCCAGGAGCTCCGCCGGGCGCTGGAAACCGAGGCGGCCAAACTGGCGGCAAAAAAAATGACCCCTGAACGTTTTGCCAGTCTTGAAAAACTCTGCGATGCCATTGAAACTGAAACCGATGAAGCTATTCGGGCAGAACTGGACAAGCGCTTTCACTATGAGATTGCCATGGCCTCGGAAAACAAGATGATTCATAACGTTTTATTATCGTCGGCAACACTGATTGAAGCGTTGATCAAAGATATTCGAATTGCCATCTTAACAGATGAGGAACGCGGCCCGGTGATTGATTTGCAACACCGTAAAATCCTCAATGCCCTAAAAGCTAAAGAACCCCTTAATGCGGCCTTTGCCATGTCTCAGCATATGGATCTGATCGACGGATTTGTGGCCGGATTAGAGATTGATAAAAATTGA
- the lctB gene encoding lactate dehydrogenase subunit LctB: MKILVCIKQVPGTSNVEVDPETGVLIRDGVESKLNPYDLYGLETAFRLKEELGGTITTLSMGPMQSKAVLFESFYMGADEGCLLSDRKFGGADVVATSYTLAQGAKKLGDFDLIICGKQTTDGDTAQVGPEMAEFLGVPHVTNVIKILVADEKGLTLQMNMEESLEIQRVPYPCLITVDKDIYTPRLPSYKRKLEISENPEIKVLTLKDMYDNDEKKYGLSGSPTQVERIFPPESNVQKTSFSGDGKVLAEALMGILTEKKYLGKNS, encoded by the coding sequence ATGAAAATACTGGTATGTATCAAACAGGTTCCTGGAACGTCCAATGTGGAAGTGGATCCGGAAACAGGGGTCCTGATTCGGGATGGGGTTGAATCAAAGCTGAACCCCTATGATTTATATGGCTTGGAAACGGCATTTCGTTTAAAAGAAGAATTAGGCGGTACGATTACGACCTTGTCAATGGGGCCGATGCAAAGCAAAGCGGTGCTTTTTGAATCGTTTTACATGGGTGCCGATGAGGGATGTTTATTATCAGACCGAAAATTCGGTGGTGCCGATGTAGTAGCGACGAGCTATACATTAGCCCAAGGTGCTAAAAAACTGGGCGATTTTGATCTGATCATCTGTGGCAAGCAGACCACCGATGGTGATACTGCCCAAGTTGGCCCGGAAATGGCCGAATTTCTGGGAGTTCCCCACGTTACTAATGTGATCAAAATTCTAGTTGCCGATGAAAAGGGACTGACCCTGCAAATGAATATGGAAGAATCCCTGGAAATCCAGCGGGTACCATACCCTTGCCTGATCACCGTTGATAAGGATATTTATACCCCGCGATTACCTTCTTATAAACGCAAACTGGAAATCTCCGAAAATCCCGAAATTAAGGTGTTAACGCTAAAAGATATGTACGATAACGACGAAAAAAAATATGGACTCAGCGGCTCTCCTACCCAGGTAGAACGGATCTTCCCACCAGAAAGCAACGTGCAAAAAACAAGCTTTTCCGGTGATGGCAAGGTTCTGGCAGAGGCACTGATGGGAATTTTAACCGAAAAAAAATATTTAGGAAAAAATAGTTAG
- the lctC gene encoding lactate dehydrogenase subunit LctC: MAGIKIIKENVDRETFEALAEICPFDAFSYENAKLEVTAACKMCKMCLKNGPAGVLVLEEDQKVAIDKSLYRGITVYVDHIEGKIHPVTFELIGKARELAAVIGHPVYALFMGTNIEEKANELLNYGVDKVFVYDQPELKDFVIEPYANVLEDFIEKVKPSSILVGATNVGRSLAPRVAARYWTGLTADCTILEMKENTDLVQIRPAFGGNIMAQIVTENTRPQFCTVRYKVFTAPELVKEPWGSIEVMEIGKDKLISAIEVLEVIKKEKGVDLSEAETIVAVGRGVKCEKDLEMIREFAQKIGATVACTRPGIESGWFDARLQIGLSGRTVKPKLIIALGISGAVQFAAGMQNSEYIIAINNDPKAPIFNIAHCGMVGDLYEVLPELLKMIDEPESMEAGKTLAMPEAIETPERMVI; the protein is encoded by the coding sequence ATGGCAGGAATTAAAATAATCAAAGAAAATGTCGATCGCGAAACCTTTGAGGCACTGGCAGAAATTTGTCCCTTTGATGCCTTCTCATATGAAAACGCTAAATTAGAAGTTACCGCCGCTTGTAAGATGTGCAAGATGTGTTTAAAAAACGGACCAGCCGGCGTGCTAGTACTGGAAGAAGATCAAAAAGTTGCCATTGACAAAAGCCTGTACCGCGGTATTACCGTCTATGTGGATCACATTGAAGGCAAGATTCATCCGGTTACTTTTGAGTTGATTGGTAAAGCTCGGGAATTGGCAGCAGTTATCGGGCATCCAGTGTACGCCCTATTTATGGGCACTAATATTGAAGAAAAAGCCAATGAACTATTAAATTACGGGGTCGATAAGGTGTTTGTTTATGACCAACCGGAGCTCAAAGATTTTGTTATTGAACCTTATGCTAATGTATTGGAAGACTTTATTGAAAAAGTTAAACCGTCTTCTATCTTAGTCGGTGCCACTAACGTGGGACGGTCATTAGCGCCACGCGTGGCGGCCCGCTACTGGACTGGCCTCACCGCCGACTGTACCATTTTAGAAATGAAAGAGAATACCGATCTGGTTCAGATCCGGCCAGCCTTTGGTGGTAATATCATGGCCCAGATTGTTACTGAAAACACCAGACCGCAGTTCTGTACCGTTCGTTATAAAGTCTTTACTGCGCCAGAATTAGTCAAAGAACCATGGGGAAGTATTGAAGTGATGGAAATAGGAAAAGACAAACTGATCTCAGCCATCGAAGTACTGGAAGTAATTAAAAAAGAAAAGGGTGTCGACCTGTCTGAAGCAGAAACCATTGTCGCCGTTGGTCGGGGTGTGAAATGTGAAAAAGATCTGGAGATGATCCGTGAGTTTGCACAAAAAATCGGCGCTACCGTGGCCTGCACCCGTCCCGGAATCGAATCCGGATGGTTTGATGCCAGGTTGCAGATTGGCCTCAGTGGCCGAACCGTTAAACCCAAACTGATCATCGCCCTGGGTATTTCTGGTGCCGTTCAGTTTGCTGCCGGGATGCAGAATTCGGAATATATCATTGCTATAAATAACGATCCCAAGGCACCAATCTTTAACATTGCCCATTGTGGCATGGTGGGGGATTTATATGAGGTCCTGCCAGAACTTCTAAAAATGATTGACGAACCCGAAAGCATGGAAGCAGGGAAAACCCTGGCAATGCCTGAAGCCATAGAAACACCAGAAAGGATGGTTATCTAA
- the lctD gene encoding lactate dehydrogenase subunit LctD: MNYKKVEAAHIAFLKDLIPAERIFVGDEIGEDFSHDELGSIHSYPEVLIKVTSTEEVSKIMKYSYENNIPVVVRGSGTGLVGACVPLFGGIMLETTLMNNILELDTENLTVTVEPGVLLMELSKFVEESDLFYPPDPGEKSATIAGNISTNAGGMRAVKYGVTRDYVRGLTVVLSNGEIIELGGKIVKNSSGYSLKDLVVGSEGTLCVITKAILKLLPLPKMTLSLLIPFDNISDAAGIVPKIIKSKAIPTAIEFMERQTILFAEDFLGKKFPDSSSNAYILLTFDGNTKEQVEAEYEVVANLCLSEGAKDVYIVDTAERKESVWSARGAFLEAIKASTTEMDECDVVVPRNRIAEFIEFTHDLAREMDVRIPSFGHAGDGNLHIYVCRDKLGQKEWEATLEEAMDRMYAKALTFSGLVSGEHGIGYAKRKYLLNDFGTEHLALMAGIKQTFDPKNLLNPKKVCQM; this comes from the coding sequence ATGAATTATAAAAAAGTAGAAGCAGCGCATATTGCTTTTTTAAAGGATCTGATTCCCGCCGAACGGATCTTTGTGGGTGATGAAATCGGCGAAGATTTTAGCCATGATGAGCTGGGCAGCATCCATTCCTATCCGGAGGTGCTAATCAAGGTAACCTCAACCGAAGAAGTATCAAAAATCATGAAATATTCCTATGAAAATAATATTCCCGTGGTGGTCCGGGGCTCCGGCACCGGGCTGGTCGGGGCATGTGTACCGCTGTTTGGCGGGATTATGCTTGAAACCACGCTAATGAACAATATTCTCGAGCTGGATACCGAAAACCTGACCGTGACGGTTGAACCCGGGGTATTGCTAATGGAACTGTCCAAATTTGTAGAAGAAAGTGATCTCTTTTATCCTCCCGATCCCGGTGAAAAATCCGCCACCATTGCTGGCAATATCAGCACCAACGCCGGTGGTATGCGGGCCGTGAAATACGGTGTTACCCGGGATTATGTAAGAGGCCTGACGGTCGTGCTGTCTAACGGTGAGATCATCGAATTAGGAGGAAAAATTGTTAAAAACAGCTCGGGTTACAGCTTAAAAGACTTGGTAGTCGGCTCCGAAGGAACCCTTTGTGTGATCACCAAAGCGATCCTTAAATTGTTGCCCCTGCCCAAGATGACCTTAAGCCTGCTGATTCCCTTTGATAATATCAGCGACGCTGCCGGGATTGTCCCCAAGATTATCAAATCCAAGGCAATACCCACCGCGATTGAATTTATGGAACGCCAAACGATTCTTTTTGCCGAAGATTTCTTGGGGAAAAAATTTCCGGATTCCAGCAGTAATGCTTATATTTTACTAACCTTTGATGGCAACACCAAGGAACAGGTCGAAGCCGAATATGAAGTAGTCGCTAACCTCTGTTTGTCTGAAGGGGCCAAAGATGTTTATATTGTCGATACGGCTGAACGTAAAGAATCAGTCTGGTCGGCACGGGGTGCCTTCCTCGAAGCCATTAAGGCATCCACCACCGAAATGGATGAGTGCGACGTAGTCGTACCCCGAAACCGGATTGCCGAGTTTATTGAATTTACCCATGATCTGGCTCGGGAAATGGATGTTCGGATCCCCAGCTTTGGTCATGCCGGTGATGGCAACCTGCATATCTATGTATGCCGGGACAAGCTGGGTCAAAAAGAATGGGAAGCTACACTCGAAGAAGCGATGGATCGGATGTACGCCAAGGCCCTGACGTTTAGCGGACTGGTTTCTGGTGAACACGGCATCGGCTATGCCAAACGAAAATATTTGCTTAATGATTTCGGAACTGAACATCTGGCCTTGATGGCCGGGATCAAGCAAACCTTTGATCCCAAGAATCTGCTGAATCCTAAAAAAGTCTGTCAGATGTAG
- a CDS encoding L-lactate permease: MDNLLLFFVALIPVAWLIVSLGVLKIPGQKACPIALAITVVLSILVWQMPVIDSLTGALEGAAMALWPIFLVIVAAVFTYNLVTHTGGMETIKKMMSSVSTDQRILVLILAWGFGGFLEAIAGFGTAVAIPASILAALGFNPVFAAIICLIANTTPTAFGAIGLPVSTLASVTGLNVNDLSFTIAIQLFVMIVVIPFILVMITGKSVKALKGVFFITLMAGLSFGLPQIFVAKYLGAELPAIVGSVICMGVMILMAKVFYKDTAAKDAEKIAVKTAVMAWLPFILVFAIIILCSSLFPMINGLLKQVSTTVQIYTGAHGKPMTFYWLATPGTLIIIATYLGGLIQGVKFGEISTILGKTVKQMFKSAITIMSIVALAKVMGYSGMIGVIAQILVLVTGDFYPLIAPLIGALGTFVTGSDTSANVLFGGLQVEAANAIGMSPYWLAAANTAGATAGKMISPQSIAVATAATGIIGSEGKILQATLKVCAIYVLIIGLVVYFGAPLIEGLLSTFG, from the coding sequence ATGGATAACTTGTTACTATTCTTTGTTGCACTGATCCCGGTGGCCTGGCTAATTGTTTCCCTGGGGGTCTTAAAGATCCCCGGGCAAAAGGCCTGTCCCATTGCTCTGGCAATTACCGTTGTTTTAAGTATTCTTGTCTGGCAGATGCCAGTCATCGACAGTCTCACTGGCGCCCTTGAAGGGGCCGCCATGGCCCTCTGGCCAATCTTTCTGGTCATAGTCGCTGCTGTTTTCACCTATAACCTGGTGACCCATACCGGTGGTATGGAAACGATTAAAAAAATGATGAGCTCGGTTTCTACAGACCAGCGGATTCTGGTATTAATTCTGGCCTGGGGTTTTGGTGGTTTCTTAGAAGCGATTGCCGGATTTGGCACCGCCGTCGCCATTCCCGCCAGCATTCTAGCGGCCCTGGGTTTTAACCCCGTGTTCGCCGCCATTATTTGTCTGATTGCCAATACAACTCCCACTGCCTTTGGCGCCATCGGTTTGCCGGTGAGCACCCTGGCATCAGTTACGGGGCTTAATGTAAACGATTTGTCTTTTACCATCGCGATCCAGCTTTTTGTTATGATTGTGGTTATCCCTTTTATCCTGGTTATGATTACCGGGAAAAGCGTGAAAGCTTTAAAAGGAGTTTTCTTTATTACCCTAATGGCCGGATTATCTTTTGGTTTACCGCAGATCTTTGTGGCCAAGTACTTAGGTGCTGAATTGCCGGCGATTGTCGGATCGGTAATCTGCATGGGTGTGATGATTTTGATGGCTAAGGTCTTTTATAAGGATACCGCGGCTAAAGATGCAGAAAAAATCGCCGTAAAAACGGCCGTCATGGCCTGGCTGCCATTTATTCTGGTATTTGCCATTATCATTCTCTGTTCATCCCTGTTCCCGATGATAAACGGGTTGTTAAAACAAGTCAGTACGACGGTTCAGATCTATACCGGAGCCCACGGCAAGCCGATGACCTTCTACTGGTTGGCCACCCCGGGAACCTTGATTATTATCGCCACCTATTTGGGCGGACTGATTCAAGGTGTTAAATTCGGAGAGATCAGTACGATTCTAGGAAAAACGGTTAAACAAATGTTTAAATCGGCGATTACCATCATGTCAATTGTGGCCCTGGCCAAGGTGATGGGTTACAGTGGTATGATCGGGGTTATTGCCCAGATTCTAGTACTGGTTACCGGCGATTTTTATCCTCTGATTGCCCCACTCATCGGTGCCCTGGGAACCTTTGTTACCGGTAGCGATACCTCAGCCAATGTGCTTTTCGGTGGGCTTCAGGTCGAGGCCGCCAACGCCATTGGCATGAGTCCTTACTGGTTGGCCGCGGCCAATACCGCTGGTGCCACCGCGGGTAAGATGATCTCGCCTCAGAGTATTGCTGTCGCGACTGCGGCTACCGGCATCATCGGCAGCGAAGGAAAGATTCTTCAGGCAACCCTGAAGGTCTGTGCCATCTACGTTTTAATCATCGGACTGGTGGTTTATTTCGGCGCCCCACTAATTGAAGGGTTACTAAGCACCTTTGGGTAA
- the larA gene encoding nickel-dependent lactate racemase, with translation MEIGLPYGKAKQIVKLDKSCLNDILVSKIEDYHPEQSQTELVAAAIQNPVDLQKLRQLSIDKKKVVIIASDHTRPVPSKIIMPLMLSEIRKGNPEAEITILIATGFHRLTTREELVGKFGETIVDTEKIVVHDSGDESSLVKIGTLPSGGELIINKLAAEADLLVSEGFIEPHFFAGFSGGRKSVLPGIASRVSVLANHCGEFIAHPKARTGVIEGNPLHIDMLYAARTAKLAFVVNVVINSEKEVIHAVAGDCDAAHIKGREFLEKLCKVQATPSDIVITSNGGYPLDQNIYQAVKGMTAAEAAVKQDGVIIMLAKSNDGHGGEAFFNTFRDEKDLKKMLNGFVNTPRDETIPDQWEAQILARILLKAKVIYISAAPETMIKAFQMTPAKDVNEALALARDYLKNEEATVTVIPDGVAVIVE, from the coding sequence ATGGAAATTGGATTACCATATGGAAAAGCAAAACAGATTGTAAAGCTGGATAAGTCCTGTCTCAACGACATTCTCGTATCCAAAATTGAAGACTACCATCCCGAACAATCCCAAACCGAGCTGGTGGCAGCGGCGATTCAAAATCCCGTTGATTTGCAAAAGCTACGCCAATTGTCGATTGACAAAAAAAAGGTTGTCATTATTGCCAGTGACCATACCCGGCCGGTACCCAGTAAAATTATTATGCCGCTGATGCTTAGTGAAATTCGTAAAGGAAATCCCGAGGCCGAGATTACCATTTTGATTGCCACCGGGTTTCATCGGCTGACCACTCGTGAAGAACTGGTGGGTAAATTTGGCGAGACGATCGTTGATACAGAGAAGATTGTGGTCCATGATTCAGGCGATGAAAGCAGCCTGGTAAAAATTGGCACGCTGCCTTCCGGTGGCGAGCTGATTATCAACAAGTTGGCCGCCGAAGCCGATCTGCTGGTTTCTGAAGGTTTTATTGAACCTCATTTTTTTGCCGGCTTTTCGGGCGGACGAAAAAGCGTGCTGCCGGGAATTGCCAGTCGGGTCAGTGTGTTGGCCAATCATTGCGGCGAATTTATTGCCCACCCCAAAGCCCGCACCGGCGTCATTGAGGGAAACCCTCTCCATATTGATATGCTCTATGCCGCCAGAACGGCCAAGCTGGCCTTTGTCGTCAATGTGGTGATCAATTCTGAAAAAGAAGTGATTCATGCCGTAGCTGGGGATTGTGATGCCGCCCATATCAAGGGCCGGGAGTTTCTGGAAAAGCTCTGCAAGGTTCAGGCCACCCCCAGCGATATTGTCATCACCAGCAACGGTGGTTATCCTCTGGATCAGAACATCTATCAGGCGGTAAAAGGCATGACTGCTGCCGAAGCCGCTGTCAAGCAAGACGGGGTGATCATCATGTTGGCTAAGTCCAACGATGGCCATGGCGGAGAAGCTTTCTTTAACACCTTTAGAGATGAGAAAGACCTTAAGAAGATGCTTAATGGCTTTGTCAATACCCCCCGAGACGAAACCATCCCCGATCAGTGGGAGGCTCAGATTCTGGCCCGGATTTTATTAAAAGCCAAGGTGATTTATATCTCAGCAGCACCGGAAACAATGATTAAAGCGTTTCAAATGACTCCGGCTAAGGATGTCAATGAGGCTTTGGCGCTGGCCAGAGATTACTTAAAAAATGAAGAAGCAACAGTTACAGTGATCCCGGATGGGGTGGCGGTTATTGTGGAATAA